One region of Macadamia integrifolia cultivar HAES 741 chromosome 11, SCU_Mint_v3, whole genome shotgun sequence genomic DNA includes:
- the LOC122092825 gene encoding glutamyl-tRNA(Gln) amidotransferase subunit C, chloroplastic/mitochondrial-like, giving the protein MGSRALFAIRGISVSPLFQLQRYHAWSCGSRARNFSARSSFLPPDVQSLAETARISLTPKEVEEFAPKIQRVIDWFGQLQAVDLQSIKPALRADTEGGNFRNDVSESFENRKAMLAAVPSYEEPYIKVPRVLNKE; this is encoded by the exons ATGGGTAGCAGAGCTTTATTTGCCATTAGGGGAATATCAGTATCCCCTCTGTTTCAGTTGCAGCGGTATCATGCTTGGTCATGTGGTTCGAGAGCTCGCAACTTCTCAGCTcgatcttcttttcttcccccaGACGTACAAAGTTTAGCTGAGACAGCTCGCATCTCTCTGACCCCTAAGGAG GTTGAGGAATTCGCGCCCAAAATTCAGCGAGTAATTGACTG GTTTGGACAACTTCAAGCAGTTGATCTTCAAAGTATTAAGCCTGCACTTAGGGCAG ATACTGAAGGTGGAAATTTTCGTAATGATGTGTCTGAATCATTTGAGAATAG GAAGGCGATGTTAGCAGCTGTTCCAAGCTACGAGGAGCCATACATCAAAGTTCCCAGGGTTTTGAACAAGGAGTGA
- the LOC122094297 gene encoding uncharacterized protein LOC122094297: MVLMMPKAHAFFRFHRVHLLFFPTSGFNSSTLTRTLKAWLCSTSSSFEKTFEQLVPGDPLDTASAEIFRNYGCNDSEISKIFISQPLLRKAKPGILQLKLNVLHGLGLTSSDVVKLIHHRPRLLCCRIYIGIDERIEFLKSFFGSREMLFKAILRNPTLLKESLLDHLKRCTALYEGFGITRKDLIPLLISRPTLITRTKLDDDEKLEYIRRTGLSKDSKMYKYVVSLIGISHVETIQEKFANLAKFGFSEDEVIEFFGRSPTVLTLSVDKVQRNMTFVLGTMKLHASTVLYHPFLLFANLETVLKPRVLLLEKTKVMGLVPQIKGPTMMRALRMTELRFLKKFVNCHDEDVSKTLLAFYEQTKCVKRLAEGSKRVKMRKFPF; this comes from the coding sequence ATGGTTCTGATGATGCCTAAAGCCCATGCCTTCTTCAGGTTCCATCGTGTGCATCTGCTCTTTTTCCCAACCTCAGGCTTCAATTCTTCCACCTTAACTCGTACCCTAAAAGCTTGGCTCTGCTCTACTTCATCTTCCTTTGAGAAAACCTTCGAACAATTGGTACCTGGAGATCCATTGGACACTGCTTCTGCTGAAATATTTCGGAATTATGGCTGCAACGACTCTGAAATATCGAAGATCTTCATCAGTCAGCCTTTGTTACGCAAAGCCAAGCCTGGAATTCTTCAACTGAAGCTCAATGTCCTTCATGGCTTGGGCCTCACCAGCTCCGATGTTGTTAAGCTCATTCATCACCGGCCACGATTGCTTTGTTGTCGCATATACATTGGAATTGATGAGCGCATCGAATTCCTTAAGAGCTTCTTTGGGTCTAGGGAGATGCTCTTCAAGGCTATCCTTAGGAACCCAACCCTCCTGAAAGAAAGTTTACTTGATCATCTCAAACGCTGCACTGCTCTCTATGAAGGATTTGGTATCACTAGGAAGGACTTGATCCCTTTGCTTATTTCTCGTCCCACCTTGATTACAAGAACCAAGCTTGATGATGACGAAAAGCTTGAGTACATCCGCAGAACTGGGCTATCCAAAGACTCAAAAATGTACAAATATGTTGTTTCTCTCATTGGCATCTCGCACGTCGAGACGATTCAGGAAAAGTTTGCAAACCTTGCAAAATTTGGTTTTTCTGAAGATGAGGTGATCGAATTTTTTGGTCGCTCCCCGACAGTGCTTACACTGTCTGTTGATAAGGTCCAGAGGAACATGACTTTCGTACTCGGGACAATGAAGCTCCATGCCAGCACGGTCCTTTATCACCCATTTCTCTTGTTTGCCAACCTTGAAACTGTGTTGAAGCCACGAGTTCTGCTGTTAGAGAAAACAAAGGTGATGGGTTTGGTTCCGCAGATTAAAGGGCCCACCATGATGAGAGCATTGAGAATGACGGAGTTGAGGTTTCTCAAGAAGTTTGTTAACTGCCATGACGAGGATGTCTCCAAGACCCTTTTGGCATTCTACGAGCAGACTAAGTGTGTCAAGCGGTTGGCAGAGGGCTCAAAGCGGGTTAAGATGAGAAAATTCCCTTTCTGA